Proteins co-encoded in one Neoarius graeffei isolate fNeoGra1 chromosome 11, fNeoGra1.pri, whole genome shotgun sequence genomic window:
- the si:dkeyp-110a12.4 gene encoding alpha-tectorin yields MSDEDETCAFFLMQIWDLHLNDPVCRGVEIGDGYVFTIKTNLTDCGTIMASDETYIMFTNTIHNNETDVITRSYVNITFGCRYPSNYMVQQPNGENMIRVDVRTITLDTEDGNFSVSMLLYKDENFEDKWTTVPSLMLDDNIYVKVFMIPANLMLRVERCWATPNHDPYSNIQYTFIKDSCPVLTNNQMLAVMKNGQGPEALFRIQMFKFVGSSYTDIFLHCNIQICHSSAGACRPNCSTEDTSARIRRDVALSHTVSYGPIKRHQIHSDNSSPNGSVPPVETFVLGSLLVVLLLITGMFGRLWLKNRRSYPTQEAQLTLSNIHHISEVAS; encoded by the exons ATGTCTGATGAGGATGAAACCTGTGCTTTCTTTCTAATGCAGATTTGGGATTTGCACCTAAATGACCCAGTGTGTCGTGGCGTTGAGATTGGGGATGGCTATGTCTTCACTATCAAGACTAATCTTACAGACTGTGGCACCATCATG GCATCTGATGAGACTTACATCATGTTCACCAACACCATTCACAATAATGAAACAGACGTCATCACTAGAAGCTATGTCAACATTACATTTGGATGTCGCTACCCTTCAAACTACATGGTCCAGCAGCCTAATGGCGAAAACATGATCCGAGTGGACGTCAG GACGATCACTCTAGACACAGAAGATGGAAATTTCTCAGTGTCCATGCTGCTTTATAAAGATGAAAACTTTGAGGATAAATGGACTACTGTTCCTTCTCTAATGCTTGATGACAACATCTATGTGAAAGTTTTCATG ATACCAGCTAATCTCATGCTCCGAGTGGAGAGATGCTGGGCCACACCGAACCATGATCCATACAGCAACATTCAGTACACTTTCATCAAGGACAG cTGTCCAGTGCTGACCAATAACCAGATGCTGGCTGTGATGAAAAATGGACAAGGCCCAGAAGCTCTGTTCAGGATCCAAATGTTTAAGTTTGTGGGTAGCTCCTACACAGACATCTTCCTTCACTGTAACATCCAGATCTGCCACAGCAGTGCAGGAGCATGCCGGCCT AACTGCTCTACTGAGGATACATCAGCACGGATACGCAGAGACGTTGCTCTGTCCCATACTGTGTCCTATGGACCAATTAAAAGACACCAGATTCACTCTGATAACAGCTCTCCGA ATGGAAGTGTTCCCCCCGTAGAAACCTTTGTGCTTGGAAGTCTGTTGGTGGTTCTGCTGCTCATCACTGGTATGTTTGGGAGGCTGTGGCTCAAAAACAGACGGTCTTATCCTACCCAAGAGGCCCAACTCACCCTGTCTAATATCCACCACATCTCAGAGGTGGCCAGCTAA